A single genomic interval of Agelaius phoeniceus isolate bAgePho1 chromosome 31, bAgePho1.hap1, whole genome shotgun sequence harbors:
- the PYGO2 gene encoding pygopus homolog 2 isoform X1: MAAPHAEKLEGAVPAPPAPPGPPHPAGSAAAGGPGRKQGKAGERGGTGVGVGVGGGLRGSADAASLVPAGLQMKSPEKKRRKSNTQGPAYSHLSEFAPPPTPMVDHLVASNPFEDDFGAPKVGAAPAPFLGSPVPFGGFRMQGGMSPQVPPGYGGGPQSLRRQPPPFAPGQMGPAFSMPPQNPNYVQPGGLSFAGQPFSQPLGQNFSPPMGQLMQGPVGGFGPMMSPTMGQPPRGEMGPGPALNPPGGPAVPQRFSQPSNLFGQSPMQRPGQNMPPLPPTASPFPGADPGFPASSEEGGKNPPPSTFAQEQHSGSPATVNGAQPGFAPNSGGRGAGTPESNSLPLPAPGKAGSASGHQPPPGLVYPCGACRNEVNDDQDAILCEASCQKWFHRECTGMTENAYGLLTTEASAVWACDFCLKTKEIQSVYIREGMGQLVTANDG; this comes from the exons ATGGCGGCCCCTCACGCAGAGAAGCTGGAGGGAGCggtcccggccccgccggccccgccggggCCCCCGCACCCCGCGGGCAGCGCTGCCgccggcgggcccggccggAAGCAGGGCAAGGCAGGTGAGCGCGGGGGGACCGGGGTCGGGGTTGGGGTGGGTGGAGGTCTCCGCGGCTCCGCTGACGCGGCCTCGCTTGTCCCCGCAGGGCTGCAGATGAAGAGCCCCGAGAAGAAGCGGCGCAAATCGAACACGCAG ggccctgcctACTCGCACCTCTCGGAGTTCGCCCCGCCGCCCACCCCCATGGTGGATCACCTGGTGGCTTCCAACCCCTTCGAGGATGATTTCGGGGCCCCCAAGGTGGGCGCGGCGCCCGCCCCCTTCCTGGGCAGCCCGGTCCCGTTCGGCGGTTTCCGCATGCAGGGGGGGATGTCGCCGCAGGTGCCCCCTGGTTACGGCGGTGGTCCCCAGTCCCTGCGGAGGCAGCCGCCGCCGTTCGCCCCCGGGCAGATGGGCCCGGCCTTTAGCATGCCCCCCCAGAATCCAAACTACGTGCAGCCGGGGGGCTTGAGCTTCGCCGGGCAGCCCTTCAGCCAGCCCCTCGGACAGAACTTCAGCCCCCCTATGGGGCAGCTCATGCAGGGGCCCGTTGGGGGCTTTGGGCCCATGATGTCCCCCACTATGGGGCAGCCCCCGCGGGGGGAAATGGGACCGGGGCCAGCCCTCAACCCCCCCGGGGGGCCAGCGGTGCCTCAGCGCTTCAGCCAGCCCAGCAACCTCTTTGGACAGTCGCCCATGCAGCGCCCCGGGCAGAACATGCCCCCGCTGCCCCCTACAGCCAGTCCCTTCCCTGGGGCGGATCCCGGCTTCCCCGCTAGCAGCGAGGAGGGGGGCAAGAACCCTCCCCCCAGCACCTTCGCCCAGGAGCAGCACTCGGGCTCGCCCGCCACCGTCAACGGGGCCCAGCCCGGCTTCGCCCCCAAcagcggcggccgcggcgccggcaccCCCGAGAGCAACAGCCTCCCCCTGCCGGCCCCCGGCAAGGCCGGCAGCGCCTCGGGCCACCAGCCGCCCCCGGGGCTCGTCTACCCCTGCGGGGCCTGCCGCAACGAGGTGAACGACGACCAGGACGCCATCCTGTGCGAGGCCTCCTGCCAGAAGTGGTTCCACCGGGAGTGCACGGGCATGACCGAGAACGCCTACGGGCTGCTCACCACCGAGGCCTCCGCCGTCTGGGCCTGCGACTTCTGCCTCAAGACGAAGGAGATCCAGTCGGTCTACATCCGGGAGGGCATGGGACAGCTGGTGACCGCCAACGACGGCTGA
- the PYGO2 gene encoding pygopus homolog 2 isoform X2 → MAAPHAEKLEGAVPAPPAPPGPPHPAGSAAAGGPGRKQGKAGLQMKSPEKKRRKSNTQGPAYSHLSEFAPPPTPMVDHLVASNPFEDDFGAPKVGAAPAPFLGSPVPFGGFRMQGGMSPQVPPGYGGGPQSLRRQPPPFAPGQMGPAFSMPPQNPNYVQPGGLSFAGQPFSQPLGQNFSPPMGQLMQGPVGGFGPMMSPTMGQPPRGEMGPGPALNPPGGPAVPQRFSQPSNLFGQSPMQRPGQNMPPLPPTASPFPGADPGFPASSEEGGKNPPPSTFAQEQHSGSPATVNGAQPGFAPNSGGRGAGTPESNSLPLPAPGKAGSASGHQPPPGLVYPCGACRNEVNDDQDAILCEASCQKWFHRECTGMTENAYGLLTTEASAVWACDFCLKTKEIQSVYIREGMGQLVTANDG, encoded by the exons ATGGCGGCCCCTCACGCAGAGAAGCTGGAGGGAGCggtcccggccccgccggccccgccggggCCCCCGCACCCCGCGGGCAGCGCTGCCgccggcgggcccggccggAAGCAGGGCAAGGCAG GGCTGCAGATGAAGAGCCCCGAGAAGAAGCGGCGCAAATCGAACACGCAG ggccctgcctACTCGCACCTCTCGGAGTTCGCCCCGCCGCCCACCCCCATGGTGGATCACCTGGTGGCTTCCAACCCCTTCGAGGATGATTTCGGGGCCCCCAAGGTGGGCGCGGCGCCCGCCCCCTTCCTGGGCAGCCCGGTCCCGTTCGGCGGTTTCCGCATGCAGGGGGGGATGTCGCCGCAGGTGCCCCCTGGTTACGGCGGTGGTCCCCAGTCCCTGCGGAGGCAGCCGCCGCCGTTCGCCCCCGGGCAGATGGGCCCGGCCTTTAGCATGCCCCCCCAGAATCCAAACTACGTGCAGCCGGGGGGCTTGAGCTTCGCCGGGCAGCCCTTCAGCCAGCCCCTCGGACAGAACTTCAGCCCCCCTATGGGGCAGCTCATGCAGGGGCCCGTTGGGGGCTTTGGGCCCATGATGTCCCCCACTATGGGGCAGCCCCCGCGGGGGGAAATGGGACCGGGGCCAGCCCTCAACCCCCCCGGGGGGCCAGCGGTGCCTCAGCGCTTCAGCCAGCCCAGCAACCTCTTTGGACAGTCGCCCATGCAGCGCCCCGGGCAGAACATGCCCCCGCTGCCCCCTACAGCCAGTCCCTTCCCTGGGGCGGATCCCGGCTTCCCCGCTAGCAGCGAGGAGGGGGGCAAGAACCCTCCCCCCAGCACCTTCGCCCAGGAGCAGCACTCGGGCTCGCCCGCCACCGTCAACGGGGCCCAGCCCGGCTTCGCCCCCAAcagcggcggccgcggcgccggcaccCCCGAGAGCAACAGCCTCCCCCTGCCGGCCCCCGGCAAGGCCGGCAGCGCCTCGGGCCACCAGCCGCCCCCGGGGCTCGTCTACCCCTGCGGGGCCTGCCGCAACGAGGTGAACGACGACCAGGACGCCATCCTGTGCGAGGCCTCCTGCCAGAAGTGGTTCCACCGGGAGTGCACGGGCATGACCGAGAACGCCTACGGGCTGCTCACCACCGAGGCCTCCGCCGTCTGGGCCTGCGACTTCTGCCTCAAGACGAAGGAGATCCAGTCGGTCTACATCCGGGAGGGCATGGGACAGCTGGTGACCGCCAACGACGGCTGA